The following proteins come from a genomic window of Halomarina ordinaria:
- a CDS encoding DUF7545 family protein: MTNDDTVQVSIDAGDGEDQVTLPSNLLDLLAEDGQNAAEVVGDLALMSCAQRIHATVHHSQGEVDERLQAIEDTTLDLFEERFGMSFGEATGHDH; encoded by the coding sequence ATGACGAACGACGACACGGTGCAGGTCAGCATCGACGCCGGCGACGGCGAGGACCAGGTGACGCTCCCCTCGAACCTGCTCGACCTCCTCGCGGAGGACGGCCAGAACGCAGCCGAGGTCGTCGGCGACCTCGCGCTCATGTCCTGCGCCCAGCGCATCCACGCGACGGTCCACCACAGCCAGGGCGAGGTCGACGAGCGCCTGCAGGCCATCGAGGACACCACGCTCGACCTCTTCGAGGAGCGCTTCGGGATGTCCTTCGGCGAGGCGACCGGTCACGACCACTAA
- a CDS encoding sodium:solute symporter family transporter, which translates to MVDSGVALAATVVVVVATAAVGIVAGRRGIATVEDFISARNTVERGSLTATIVASSMGAWILFSPAEAGAAFGGISAVVGYAVGSAVPLAVYAFLGPRIRRLIPAGHSLTEYAYVRYGPTMYAFVLVISVAYMFAFLAAEMTGIARGLQVVAGVPLWQTALTIGLAVACYTAYGGLKASVLTDAVQTLVILPLLAVGFGAALLSLGGARAIHAEVVATDPTLLDPGFAGGVEFGIYVVVAILAAEMLNQAWWQRIYAAADSGTLRRSFLVAAVAVVPMVFLAGLFGLVARGRGVGTDQASEAFFVVVGDAFADPIVLAVVVLAVLLVTSSADTLFNAIASVVTADLPRLVAIEGRALTLAARVLTVVVALASTFVAAQGYSVLAVFFVADLLATATFVPLLAGLYSRRLTGGGALVAGVGGLLVGGALFPLTPPTLQVLPLPATFFNAFIGAATVSLALTLLAALVSGARFDLGRLDREIARLDDPTANADGGRLRSDGGSTATAPADGDEEGERC; encoded by the coding sequence GTGGTAGACAGCGGGGTCGCGCTCGCGGCGACGGTCGTGGTCGTCGTCGCGACGGCAGCCGTCGGTATCGTCGCGGGGCGCCGTGGAATCGCGACCGTCGAGGACTTCATCTCGGCGCGAAACACCGTCGAGCGGGGGTCGCTGACGGCGACCATCGTCGCCTCGAGCATGGGGGCGTGGATACTGTTCTCGCCGGCGGAGGCCGGCGCCGCCTTCGGCGGCATCTCCGCCGTCGTGGGGTACGCCGTCGGGAGCGCCGTCCCGCTCGCGGTCTACGCCTTCCTCGGGCCGCGGATTCGACGCCTCATCCCGGCGGGCCACAGCCTCACCGAGTACGCCTACGTCCGCTACGGGCCGACGATGTACGCGTTCGTCCTCGTCATCAGCGTCGCGTACATGTTCGCGTTCCTCGCCGCCGAGATGACCGGCATCGCCCGGGGACTCCAGGTGGTCGCGGGCGTCCCCCTCTGGCAGACGGCCCTCACCATCGGCCTCGCCGTCGCCTGCTACACCGCCTACGGCGGCCTCAAGGCGAGCGTCCTCACCGACGCGGTCCAGACGCTCGTCATCCTCCCGCTGCTCGCGGTCGGGTTCGGGGCCGCCCTCCTCTCGCTCGGCGGCGCGCGGGCCATCCACGCGGAGGTGGTCGCGACCGACCCGACGCTGCTCGACCCCGGCTTCGCCGGCGGCGTCGAGTTCGGTATCTACGTCGTCGTCGCCATCCTCGCCGCCGAGATGCTCAACCAGGCGTGGTGGCAGCGCATCTACGCCGCCGCCGACAGCGGCACCCTCAGGCGCTCGTTCCTCGTCGCCGCCGTCGCCGTCGTGCCGATGGTGTTCCTCGCCGGCCTGTTCGGCCTGGTCGCTCGCGGTCGCGGGGTCGGGACGGACCAGGCGAGCGAGGCGTTCTTCGTCGTCGTCGGGGACGCGTTCGCCGACCCCATCGTCCTCGCGGTGGTCGTCCTCGCCGTCCTCCTGGTGACGAGCAGCGCCGACACGCTGTTCAACGCCATCGCGAGCGTCGTCACCGCCGACCTGCCCCGACTCGTCGCCATCGAGGGCCGCGCGCTGACGCTCGCCGCCCGCGTCCTGACCGTCGTCGTCGCCCTCGCGAGCACGTTCGTCGCAGCACAGGGCTACAGCGTCCTCGCGGTCTTCTTCGTCGCCGACCTGCTCGCGACGGCGACGTTCGTCCCCCTGCTCGCCGGCCTCTACTCCCGGCGGCTCACCGGCGGTGGGGCACTCGTCGCCGGCGTCGGCGGCCTCCTCGTCGGCGGGGCGCTGTTCCCCCTGACCCCCCCGACGCTCCAGGTGCTCCCGCTCCCGGCGACGTTCTTCAACGCCTTCATCGGCGCCGCGACGGTCTCCCTCGCACTGACGCTCCTCGCGGCGCTCGTCTCCGGGGCGCGCTTCGACCTCGGGCGCCTCGACCGGGAGATCGCACGGCTCGACGACCCCACGGCGAACGCGGACGGAGGGCGACTCCGGAGCGACGGGGGGTCGACGGCGACGGCTCCGGCGGACGGTGACGAGGAGGGAGAGCGATGCTGA
- a CDS encoding UPF0058 family protein: MKKQELIHLHGLLAQVRDHCQERTDSPIDHTAYDELGVRPTSIHKSKTEHKKAVFALAKGITGEIDVVDEQPVSAAAD; this comes from the coding sequence ATGAAGAAGCAGGAGCTCATTCACCTTCATGGCCTACTCGCACAGGTACGAGACCACTGTCAGGAACGGACCGACTCCCCGATAGACCACACGGCGTACGACGAACTGGGGGTTCGCCCGACGTCTATCCACAAGTCCAAGACCGAACACAAGAAGGCCGTCTTCGCGCTCGCCAAAGGCATAACTGGCGAAATAGATGTGGTCGACGAACAGCCCGTCTCCGCAGCAGCCGACTGA
- a CDS encoding DUF555 domain-containing protein: protein MECRVAVEAAVPVYDVASADEAVRIAISKTGDMLNPDLNYVEISMGSRACPHCDGDLDPAFVAADEGLVALELEMTVFNVEDEQHASRIARKEIGQRMRKIPLDVVRVTVVEEETEDEAGDEEETSADDGDAAGESRDSSS, encoded by the coding sequence ATGGAGTGTCGTGTCGCCGTCGAGGCTGCCGTCCCGGTGTACGACGTCGCGTCCGCCGACGAGGCGGTGCGCATCGCCATCTCGAAGACCGGCGACATGCTGAACCCCGACCTGAACTACGTCGAGATATCGATGGGGAGTCGGGCGTGTCCGCACTGCGACGGGGACCTCGACCCGGCGTTCGTCGCGGCCGACGAGGGACTGGTCGCCCTCGAACTGGAGATGACGGTGTTCAACGTCGAGGACGAACAGCACGCCTCGCGCATCGCGCGCAAGGAGATCGGCCAGCGGATGCGGAAGATACCGCTCGACGTGGTGCGCGTCACCGTCGTCGAGGAGGAGACCGAAGACGAAGCCGGCGACGAGGAGGAGACGAGCGCGGACGACGGCGACGCGGCGGGCGAGAGTCGTGACTCGTCGTCGTAA
- a CDS encoding DUF357 domain-containing protein, with protein sequence MAADLAEKTDRYERLLSEALDAASVAVPEGSPLADAAAEYREMAASYLDDGRHFREQGDLVNALASFSYGHGWLDAGARLGLFDVPDEGHLFTV encoded by the coding sequence ATGGCCGCAGACCTCGCAGAGAAGACCGACCGTTACGAGCGCCTGCTGTCGGAGGCGCTCGACGCCGCTTCGGTGGCCGTCCCCGAGGGGTCGCCGCTCGCCGACGCGGCGGCCGAGTACCGCGAGATGGCCGCCTCCTACCTCGACGACGGTCGACACTTCCGCGAACAGGGCGACCTCGTGAACGCCCTCGCCTCCTTCTCCTACGGGCACGGGTGGCTCGACGCCGGTGCCCGCCTCGGACTGTTCGACGTGCCCGATGAGGGCCACCTCTTCACCGTCTGA
- a CDS encoding DNA-3-methyladenine glycosylase family protein: METGRIPLAALAGGFDLQATVESGQTYTWSREDGGMYDDELAHGGDAWYYTVLPETVTGDDPAVVRARQFDGGLEWASSVDAHDHLVELLRLDDDLDAIVARTPDDPLLAAAYDAYRGMRLVRDPPFRTLVSFICSAQMRVARIHGMQTRLAREFGDPVAFDGETYYAFPRPDQLAEATEERLRELGLGYRAPYVARTAEMVADGEAHPLAAADLPYEEARDYLTRFVGVGDKVADCVLLFSLGFLEAVPLDTWIRTAIADHYPECDRGSYRETSRAIRERFGGEYAGYAQTYVFFYLRTGGSV; encoded by the coding sequence ATGGAAACCGGGCGGATACCGCTCGCCGCGCTGGCCGGGGGGTTCGACCTCCAGGCCACCGTCGAGAGCGGACAGACCTACACGTGGTCGCGGGAGGACGGAGGGATGTACGACGACGAACTCGCCCACGGCGGGGACGCCTGGTACTACACCGTCCTCCCGGAGACGGTGACGGGCGACGACCCCGCGGTGGTCCGCGCCCGGCAGTTCGACGGCGGCCTGGAGTGGGCGTCGAGCGTCGACGCCCACGACCACCTCGTCGAGTTGCTCCGACTGGACGACGACCTGGACGCCATCGTGGCGCGGACGCCGGATGACCCCCTGCTCGCGGCCGCCTACGACGCCTACCGCGGGATGCGCCTCGTGCGCGACCCGCCCTTCCGGACGCTCGTCTCGTTCATCTGCTCGGCGCAGATGCGCGTCGCGCGCATCCACGGGATGCAGACCCGCCTCGCCCGCGAGTTCGGCGACCCCGTCGCGTTCGACGGCGAGACGTACTACGCCTTCCCCCGACCCGACCAACTCGCCGAGGCGACCGAGGAACGTCTGCGCGAACTCGGACTCGGCTATCGAGCGCCCTACGTCGCCCGCACCGCCGAGATGGTCGCCGACGGTGAAGCCCACCCGCTCGCCGCCGCGGACCTCCCCTACGAGGAGGCCCGCGACTACCTCACGCGGTTCGTCGGCGTCGGCGACAAGGTGGCCGACTGCGTCCTCCTGTTCTCGCTCGGCTTCCTCGAAGCCGTCCCGCTCGACACGTGGATTCGTACCGCCATCGCGGACCACTACCCGGAGTGCGACCGGGGGAGTTACAGGGAGACCTCCCGGGCCATCCGCGAGCGCTTCGGCGGCGAGTACGCCGGCTACGCCCAGACCTACGTCTTCTTCTACCTCAGAACGGGCGGGTCGGTCTAG
- a CDS encoding NAD(P)/FAD-dependent oxidoreductase, producing MTDATHRRLLIAGSGIAGLSAAIYAARSNNDPLVLEGTEPGGQLTLTTDVANYPGFPEGIGGPELVQNMREQAERFGADVEHGVVEDLTRPETDGPFRVELTNGDVYTADAVIVASGASARTLGVPGEDLLMGYGVSTCATCDGAFFRGEDMLVVGGGDAAMEEANFLTKFADTVYVVHRREEFRAEDYWVDRTMEQVEAGNIELLRNTELLEIHGSKEAGVEHVTLASHPEGHPTDRLDDPATEEFDFDVGAVFLAIGHTPNTDFLAGTGVDLDADGYLRTEGGRGGGQTATGVPGLYGAGDVVDRHYQQAATAGGMGVMAALDADDYLDDLDRVEQAEPATAESDD from the coding sequence ATGACCGACGCCACCCACCGACGCCTCCTCATCGCGGGGTCGGGTATCGCGGGCCTCAGCGCCGCCATCTACGCGGCGCGGTCGAACAACGACCCGCTCGTCCTCGAGGGGACCGAACCCGGCGGCCAGCTCACCCTCACCACCGACGTCGCCAACTACCCCGGCTTCCCCGAGGGCATCGGCGGCCCGGAACTCGTCCAGAACATGCGCGAGCAGGCCGAGCGCTTCGGGGCGGACGTCGAACACGGCGTCGTCGAGGACCTCACCCGTCCCGAGACGGACGGGCCCTTCCGGGTGGAACTCACCAACGGCGACGTCTACACCGCCGACGCGGTCATCGTCGCCTCGGGGGCCAGCGCGCGCACCCTCGGCGTCCCCGGTGAGGACCTGCTGATGGGCTACGGCGTCTCCACCTGCGCCACGTGCGACGGCGCGTTCTTCCGCGGCGAGGACATGCTCGTCGTCGGCGGGGGCGACGCCGCCATGGAGGAGGCCAACTTCCTCACGAAGTTCGCCGACACCGTGTACGTCGTCCACCGCCGCGAGGAGTTCCGCGCCGAGGACTACTGGGTCGACCGCACGATGGAGCAGGTCGAGGCGGGGAACATCGAACTGCTGCGCAACACGGAACTGCTCGAGATTCACGGCTCGAAGGAGGCGGGCGTCGAGCACGTCACCCTCGCCAGTCACCCCGAGGGCCACCCCACCGACCGCCTCGACGACCCCGCCACCGAGGAGTTCGACTTCGACGTGGGTGCCGTCTTCCTCGCCATCGGTCACACGCCGAACACGGACTTCCTCGCCGGGACGGGCGTCGACCTCGACGCCGACGGCTACCTCCGCACGGAGGGCGGGCGCGGCGGCGGCCAGACTGCGACGGGCGTCCCCGGCCTCTACGGCGCGGGCGACGTCGTCGACCGCCACTACCAGCAGGCCGCCACCGCCGGCGGCATGGGCGTGATGGCCGCCCTCGACGCCGACGACTACCTCGACGACCTGGACCGCGTCGAACAGGCCGAACCCGCGACCGCCGAATCGGACGACTGA
- a CDS encoding 2,5-diamino-6-(ribosylamino)-4(3H)-pyrimidinone 5'-phosphate reductase, giving the protein MYVLVNVAMSADGKLSTRRREQLGISGDADFARVDRLRAEADAVVVGVGTVLADDPSLVRFDREHRAHVGKSGVPARVVADSRARTPPDAEVVTGDAPTYVLTSEAAPADRRKALVEAGAVVITAGEERVDLPTALDTLEAEADVSDVMVEGGGELVFSLLAADLVDDLTTFVGPLVVGGRDAPTPADGEGFVEDFARLHLDGAEYLDGGVVLQWTVEGRGTTE; this is encoded by the coding sequence ATGTACGTCCTCGTCAACGTCGCGATGAGCGCCGACGGGAAGCTCTCGACGCGCCGACGCGAACAGCTCGGAATCAGCGGCGACGCCGACTTCGCCCGCGTCGACCGCCTCCGGGCGGAGGCGGACGCCGTCGTCGTCGGCGTCGGGACCGTCCTCGCCGACGACCCCTCGCTCGTCCGGTTCGACCGGGAGCACCGCGCGCACGTCGGGAAGTCGGGGGTACCGGCGCGCGTCGTCGCCGACTCCCGCGCGCGGACGCCCCCCGACGCAGAGGTGGTGACGGGGGACGCGCCGACCTACGTCCTGACGAGCGAGGCCGCGCCCGCCGACCGCCGGAAGGCGCTCGTGGAGGCCGGCGCGGTCGTGATAACCGCCGGCGAGGAGCGCGTCGACCTGCCGACCGCGCTCGACACCCTCGAAGCGGAGGCCGACGTGTCGGACGTGATGGTCGAGGGGGGCGGCGAACTCGTCTTCTCCCTCCTGGCGGCCGACCTCGTCGACGACCTCACGACCTTCGTCGGCCCCCTCGTCGTCGGGGGCCGGGACGCGCCGACGCCCGCCGACGGCGAGGGGTTCGTCGAGGACTTCGCCCGCCTCCACCTCGACGGCGCGGAGTACCTCGATGGCGGCGTCGTCCTCCAGTGGACCGTCGAAGGACGCGGTACAACCGAGTGA
- a CDS encoding Single-stranded DNA binding protein, protein MDIDQRAEALASDLGADKEEVRADLQNLLEYDVPVDEAVQSLRRKYGGGGGGGSTPSAKAVGEVTTEDASVTVTARVLTVGKRTIRYQGDDFTIFEGELADDSATISYTAWNDFDLEPGATVTVGNAGVREWEGEPELNLGDSTDVTVEGETLEVPYEVGGEAALDDLSPGDRGVTVEVVVAEVESRTIDGRDGPTDILSGVLADETARLPFTDWNPHPDLTEGASLRLADCYVREFRGVPSVNLSEFTTVTPLERTVEVSDSAPREAIGPAVAAGGAYDIELVGSLLDVRDGSGLIQRCPECNRVIQNGQCRSHGQVDGEDDLRVKAILDDGTGTVTVVLDHDLTAAVYGGTLEDALEHARDAMDKEVVAATIAERVVGDEYRVRGVLSVDEYGANLDASEFERVEESAEDRARALLSEVRA, encoded by the coding sequence ATGGACATCGACCAGCGTGCCGAGGCTCTCGCCTCCGACCTCGGTGCTGACAAAGAGGAGGTCAGAGCAGACTTGCAGAACTTACTGGAGTACGACGTCCCGGTTGACGAGGCCGTCCAGAGCCTCCGCCGGAAGTACGGTGGCGGCGGGGGCGGCGGTTCGACCCCGAGCGCGAAGGCCGTCGGCGAGGTCACCACCGAGGACGCGAGCGTGACGGTCACCGCCCGCGTGCTCACCGTCGGCAAGCGGACCATCCGCTACCAGGGTGACGACTTCACCATCTTCGAGGGGGAACTCGCCGACGACTCGGCGACCATCTCCTACACCGCCTGGAACGACTTCGACCTCGAACCGGGCGCGACCGTCACCGTCGGCAACGCCGGCGTCCGCGAGTGGGAGGGCGAACCGGAACTCAACCTCGGCGACAGCACGGACGTGACCGTCGAGGGCGAGACCCTGGAGGTCCCCTACGAGGTCGGCGGCGAGGCGGCGCTCGACGACCTCTCGCCCGGCGACCGCGGCGTGACCGTCGAGGTGGTCGTCGCGGAGGTCGAGTCGCGCACCATCGACGGCCGCGACGGCCCGACCGACATCCTGAGCGGCGTCCTCGCCGACGAGACGGCCCGCCTGCCGTTCACCGACTGGAACCCGCATCCCGACCTCACGGAGGGCGCGTCCCTGCGCCTCGCGGACTGTTACGTCCGCGAGTTCCGCGGCGTCCCGTCGGTGAACCTCTCGGAGTTCACCACCGTCACCCCCCTGGAGCGCACCGTCGAGGTGAGCGACTCGGCGCCGCGCGAGGCCATCGGCCCGGCGGTCGCCGCCGGCGGCGCCTACGACATCGAACTCGTCGGGAGCCTGCTCGACGTGCGCGACGGGTCGGGGCTCATCCAGCGCTGTCCGGAGTGCAACCGCGTCATCCAGAACGGCCAGTGCCGGAGCCACGGGCAGGTCGACGGCGAGGACGACCTGCGCGTGAAGGCCATCCTCGACGACGGCACCGGGACCGTCACCGTCGTCCTCGACCACGACCTCACCGCGGCGGTGTACGGCGGGACGCTGGAGGACGCCCTCGAACACGCCCGCGACGCCATGGACAAGGAGGTGGTCGCCGCGACCATCGCGGAGCGCGTCGTCGGCGACGAGTACCGCGTCCGGGGCGTCCTCTCGGTCGACGAGTACGGCGCGAACCTCGACGCCAGCGAGTTCGAGCGCGTCGAGGAGTCCGCCGAGGACCGTGCGCGCGCCCTCCTCTCGGAGGTGCGGGCGTGA
- a CDS encoding transcription initiation factor IIB → MPDTTIRTYSDETTTERTETTETTETENLTTCPECGGRLESDTEHGETVCSACGLVVEEDSIDRGPEWRAFDSAERDQKSRVGAPTTKMMHDKGLSTNIGWQDKDAYGRALSSRQRAKMQRLRTWNERFRTRDSKERNLKQALGEIDRMSSALGLPKNVRETASVIYRRALAEDLLPGRSIEGVATSAVYAAARQAGTPRSLDEVTMVSRIDKMELTRTYRYVVRQLNLEIKPADPESYVPRFASDLDLSDEVERRARELLKGAREAGLLSGKSPVGLAAAAIYAAALLSNEKVTQSQVSDVANISEVTIRNRYKELLEASEVTAAL, encoded by the coding sequence ATGCCCGATACGACCATACGAACCTACAGCGACGAGACGACGACGGAACGAACGGAGACGACCGAGACGACCGAGACGGAGAACCTGACGACGTGTCCGGAGTGCGGCGGCCGCCTGGAGTCGGACACCGAACACGGCGAGACCGTGTGTTCGGCCTGCGGCCTCGTCGTCGAGGAGGACAGCATCGACCGCGGCCCGGAGTGGCGCGCGTTCGACTCCGCCGAGCGCGACCAGAAGTCGCGCGTCGGCGCCCCTACCACGAAGATGATGCACGACAAGGGGCTGTCGACCAACATCGGCTGGCAGGACAAGGACGCCTACGGACGGGCGCTCTCCAGCCGCCAGCGCGCGAAGATGCAGCGGCTGCGCACGTGGAACGAGCGCTTCCGCACGCGCGACTCCAAGGAGCGCAACCTCAAGCAGGCGCTCGGGGAAATCGACCGGATGTCGAGCGCCCTCGGCCTCCCGAAGAACGTCCGGGAGACCGCCAGCGTCATCTACCGGCGCGCGCTCGCCGAGGACCTCCTCCCCGGGCGGTCCATCGAGGGCGTCGCGACGAGCGCCGTCTACGCCGCCGCCCGGCAGGCCGGCACCCCCCGCAGCCTCGACGAGGTGACGATGGTCTCGCGCATCGACAAGATGGAGCTCACCCGGACGTACCGCTACGTCGTCCGACAGCTCAACCTCGAGATAAAGCCGGCGGACCCCGAGAGCTACGTCCCGCGCTTCGCCAGCGACCTCGACCTCAGCGACGAGGTCGAACGCCGCGCGCGCGAACTGCTGAAGGGAGCCCGCGAGGCCGGCCTGCTGAGCGGGAAGTCGCCGGTTGGGCTGGCGGCGGCGGCCATCTACGCCGCGGCGCTGCTCTCGAACGAGAAGGTCACCCAGAGCCAGGTCTCCGACGTGGCGAACATCTCCGAGGTGACCATCCGCAACCGGTACAAGGAACTGCTCGAAGCGAGCGAAGTCACTGCGGCACTCTAA
- a CDS encoding DUF7836 family putative zinc-binding protein: protein MPPETYVRLLCPECGKQWESAPRDLPEHKDMYHCPNCHATRRTAEFARTEHDLDTLKQLS, encoded by the coding sequence ATGCCGCCCGAAACGTACGTCAGGTTGCTGTGTCCCGAGTGCGGTAAACAGTGGGAATCCGCCCCCCGTGACCTCCCCGAACACAAGGACATGTATCACTGCCCGAACTGTCACGCGACCCGACGCACCGCCGAGTTCGCGCGGACCGAACACGACCTCGACACGCTGAAGCAACTGAGCTGA
- a CDS encoding aminotransferase class V-fold PLP-dependent enzyme has translation MDPEDLRTSIPALEEGVYLNTGASGPCPESTIEATTEFVHYHEAEAPTGEGAYPAAFEAFEETRERVAAFLGASPAEIALTHSTADGISRVAASVEWEPGDVVVRTDLEHSAGVLPWWNLERKGVETRVLETAGGRVDRDAYKDAVADARLVCFNSITWSHGTRLPVADLVDIAHDAGALVLVDAVQSPGQTDVDVTEWGADFAAGAGHKWLLGPWGAGFLHVREEVCGDLQPAMVGYRSVEDPDAAEPSLKPGAARLEVGTTNPAPYVGLQAAMDLLDELGMETVESHIAALTDRLKEGLGERCLSPADPESGLVTFTVDDPEATVERLASEGIVVRSLPYPDAVRASLHVFNTPGDVDALLDAL, from the coding sequence ATGGACCCCGAGGACCTGCGCACGTCGATTCCCGCACTCGAGGAGGGCGTCTACCTGAACACCGGCGCCTCCGGCCCCTGCCCGGAGTCGACCATCGAGGCGACGACGGAGTTCGTCCACTACCACGAGGCCGAAGCGCCGACCGGCGAAGGCGCCTACCCCGCCGCCTTCGAGGCGTTCGAGGAGACCCGCGAACGCGTCGCCGCCTTCCTCGGCGCGTCGCCAGCCGAAATCGCGCTCACCCACTCGACGGCGGACGGCATCAGCCGCGTCGCGGCGAGCGTCGAGTGGGAACCGGGCGACGTCGTCGTCCGCACGGACCTCGAACACTCGGCGGGCGTCCTCCCGTGGTGGAACCTCGAACGGAAGGGCGTCGAGACGCGCGTCCTCGAGACGGCGGGCGGGCGAGTGGACCGCGACGCCTACAAGGACGCCGTCGCCGACGCCCGCCTCGTCTGCTTCAACTCCATCACCTGGAGCCACGGGACGCGCCTCCCCGTGGCCGACCTCGTCGATATCGCCCACGACGCGGGGGCGCTGGTGCTGGTCGACGCGGTGCAGTCGCCCGGCCAGACGGACGTCGACGTGACGGAGTGGGGTGCCGACTTCGCCGCCGGCGCGGGCCACAAGTGGCTGCTCGGGCCGTGGGGAGCGGGCTTCCTCCACGTCCGCGAGGAGGTGTGTGGGGACCTCCAGCCGGCGATGGTGGGCTACCGGAGCGTCGAGGACCCGGACGCCGCCGAACCGTCGCTCAAGCCCGGCGCCGCCCGCCTGGAGGTGGGGACGACCAACCCCGCCCCCTACGTCGGGCTGCAGGCCGCGATGGACCTGCTGGACGAGTTGGGGATGGAGACCGTCGAGTCCCACATCGCCGCGCTGACCGACCGCCTGAAGGAGGGGCTCGGGGAGCGCTGTCTCAGTCCCGCCGACCCGGAGTCGGGGCTGGTCACGTTCACGGTCGACGACCCGGAAGCGACCGTCGAACGGCTCGCGAGCGAGGGTATCGTCGTCCGGTCGCTCCCCTACCCCGACGCGGTGCGAGCGTCGCTGCACGTGTTCAACACGCCGGGCGACGTCGACGCGCTCCTCGACGCGCTCTGA
- a CDS encoding NRAMP family divalent metal transporter yields MSRNGRFGGLVGEMGPGWLAGAIAAGPATMASLLSAGAGYGFALLWAVVLATVLGVVAQYLSMRLGLLSAGGIVSTVETHLGGGWAWFLVVDAVLAAGLAQLVIMKGLADVTAALTGLDPRLVGIGWAVVLAVGLAGGGYRVAELGAKVLVAGVVVAFVAALAVVPVDAGAAVAGLRPTLPPGGALLVAAILGGAVHVTLVTMHTYTVQARGWTREDHRLATADVVGSMGIAFGAYSLAIFLVAASVLVGTPGLTSVEAGRALAPVAGAAAQWLFLVGLLGAAVSTLGGNTVVPPYLLADRLGWALDVSDGRYRALLAATALGSAAGAFLGGAFFPLLVLVISFGLIATPFALAVVLYLLNDPEAVERTNGPAANVAGGVLLAVVVWVNVARLREQVSVSGAASAVDLFVLAFAVVTGVATLVVLGKLVTRGRRSPAGPARDAELE; encoded by the coding sequence ATGTCACGGAACGGGCGGTTCGGGGGGCTGGTGGGGGAGATGGGGCCGGGGTGGCTCGCGGGGGCCATCGCGGCCGGGCCGGCGACGATGGCGAGTCTGCTCTCTGCGGGGGCGGGCTACGGCTTCGCCCTGCTGTGGGCCGTCGTCCTCGCGACCGTCCTCGGGGTAGTCGCGCAGTACCTCTCGATGCGCCTCGGCCTGCTGAGCGCCGGCGGCATCGTCTCGACCGTCGAGACCCACCTCGGCGGCGGGTGGGCGTGGTTCCTCGTCGTCGACGCCGTCCTCGCGGCCGGCCTCGCGCAACTGGTCATCATGAAGGGATTGGCGGACGTGACGGCGGCGCTCACCGGCCTCGACCCCCGACTCGTGGGTATCGGCTGGGCCGTCGTCCTCGCGGTCGGCCTCGCCGGCGGGGGGTACCGCGTCGCCGAGCTCGGCGCGAAGGTGCTCGTCGCCGGCGTGGTCGTGGCGTTCGTCGCCGCCCTCGCCGTCGTGCCCGTCGACGCGGGCGCGGCCGTCGCCGGCCTCCGGCCGACGCTCCCGCCGGGCGGCGCGCTGCTCGTCGCCGCCATCCTCGGTGGTGCGGTCCACGTCACGCTCGTGACGATGCACACCTACACCGTTCAGGCCCGGGGGTGGACCCGCGAGGACCACCGCCTGGCGACCGCCGACGTCGTCGGGTCGATGGGCATCGCCTTCGGGGCGTACAGCCTCGCCATCTTCCTCGTCGCCGCGAGCGTCCTCGTCGGGACGCCCGGGCTGACGAGCGTCGAGGCCGGCCGCGCGCTGGCGCCCGTCGCCGGGGCGGCCGCCCAGTGGCTCTTCCTCGTCGGCCTCCTCGGCGCGGCCGTCTCGACGCTCGGGGGGAACACCGTCGTCCCGCCGTACCTGCTCGCCGACCGTCTCGGCTGGGCTCTCGACGTGAGCGACGGACGCTACCGGGCGCTCCTGGCCGCGACGGCGCTCGGGTCGGCCGCCGGCGCCTTCCTCGGCGGGGCGTTCTTCCCGCTGCTCGTGCTCGTCATCTCCTTCGGCCTCATCGCCACGCCGTTCGCGCTGGCGGTCGTCCTCTACCTCCTCAACGACCCCGAGGCGGTCGAGCGGACGAACGGCCCCGCCGCGAACGTCGCCGGGGGCGTCCTCCTCGCCGTCGTCGTTTGGGTCAACGTCGCCCGACTGCGAGAGCAGGTGTCGGTCTCCGGCGCGGCGAGCGCCGTCGACCTGTTCGTCCTCGCGTTCGCCGTCGTCACGGGGGTCGCGACGCTCGTCGTCCTCGGGAAACTGGTGACGCGGGGGCGTCGGAGCCCCGCGGGTCCCGCACGCGACGCGGAACTGGAGTAG